The DNA window AAACGTCGGCAAATCGACCCTGTTCAACGCGCTTACCGAAACGCAGGCCGCGCAGGCCGCGAACTATCCTTTCTGCACGATCGAGCCCAATGTCGGACAGGTTTCGGTGCCCGACGATCGACTCGATAAAATCGCCGCGATCGGCGGCTCGGCCAAGATCATCCCGACCCAGCTCGCCTTCGTCGATATCGCTGGGCTGGTGAAAGGCGCGAGCAAGGGCGAAGGCCTCGGCAACCAGTTCCTCGCCAATATTCGCGAGGTCGACGCGATCGTCCATGTGCTGCGCTGCTTCGAGGATGACGACATCCAGCACGTCTCGAACAAGGTCGATCCGCTGGCCGATGCCGAAGTCGTGGAAACCGAATTGCTGCTGGCCGATCTCGAAAGCCTCGAAAAGCGGGTCGAGAACGCCAAGCGTCGGGCGACCGGTGGCGACAAGGAAGCCAAGGCTCTCGTCAGCGTGCTAGGCCAGGCGCTCGAACTGCTGAAGGACGGCAAGCCCGCCCGCCTCGTCGAACCGGGCGATGACGAGGAAGCGCGCCTGTTGGAACAGGCCCAGCTGCTCACCGCCAAGCCGGTGCTTTATGTCTGCAATGTCGCCGAAGAAGACGCTGCCAAGGGTAACGAGCTGTCCGACAAGGTGTTCGCCAAGGCCGAGGCCGAAGGGGCGCAAGCGGTGATCGTTTCCGCTGCGATCGAGGCCGAACTGGTCGCCATGGAAGGCGAGGAACGCGCCGAGTATCTGTCCGAGCTCGGACTCACCGAAAGCGGCCTCAACCGCATCATCGCCGCGGGCTATCGCCTGCTCGGCCTGCAGACCTTCTTCACCGTCGGTCCCAAGGAAGCGCGCGCCTGGACTTTTCCCGCCGGAGCAAAGGCTCCGCAGGCTGCGGGCGAGATCCACACCGATTTCGAACGCGGCTTCATCCGCGCCGAGACCATTGCCTTCGACGACTACGTCGAACTCGGTGGCGAAAGTGCCGCGCGCGACGCGGGCAAATTGCGCCAGGAAGGCAAGGAGTATCCCGTGCAGGACGGCGACATCATGCTGTTCAAGTTCAACGTCTGAAGATCATCCAAGCCAGCGTCCCGCGCTGCCAAGAATGAGGTTTCGCAGATCATGATTACCCGCCGCAAGCTGATCCAGTCAGCCGCCGCCGGACTTGCCGTCAGCACGATCGGTGCGCCGCATATCCTGCAGGCGCAAAGCTGGTTCCGCGAATATCCGTTCAAGCTCGGTGTCGCAGCGGGTGATCCGAGCAGTGACGGCTTCGTGATCTGGACGCGGATCGCGCCCGAGCCTTTCGAGCAGCACGCAGGCGCTCCGAGTTCGGCACTGCCGGTGCAATGGGAAGTCGCCGAAGACGACCGGTTCCGCAATGTCGTGGCCAAAGGAGAAGCGCTCGCGCGGCCCGAGCTGGGCCACAGCGTCCACGTCGAACTCGCGGGACTGAAGAGCGACCGGCCCTATTGGTATCGCTTCGTGGTCGGCAGTGACCGGTCGCTGACCGGGCGCGCGCGCACGCTTCCCGCGGCCGGCGCTTCTGTCGACCGGCTACGCTTCGGTGTGTGCGGGTGCCAGCACTACGAAAGCGGCTATTACACCGCCTATCGCGAACTGGCGCAGGACGATGATCTCGCCTTCGTCTACCACTATGGCGATTTCATCTACGAATACGCCTATGACTACAATTACGGGCCGAAGCGGCTGCCCGTGCCCAAGGTTCGCGAGCATCGCCTGAGAGAGCTCTATTCGGTCGACGATTATCGCGAGCACTATGCCCAATACCTGCTCGATCTCGATCTGCAGGCCGCCCGTTCGGCGCATGCCGTCGTGCCGACCTTCGACGATCACGAAGTGCAGAACAACTGGGTGCAGGATTTCTCGCAGGATCCCTCCGTACCGCCCGAAATCTTCGCGCTGCGCCGTCAGGCGGCGATGCAGGCCTGGTACGAGAACATGCCGGTGCGCCGCTCGATGATCCCGAATGGTCCGCTGATCCTTGCCAACCGCCAGCTGACCTTCGGCAGTCTCGCCGCCATCAATGTCCTCGACACGCGCAGCTTCCGCAGCAACCAGCCCTGCGACGACCGCTGGGGCGTCACGCCTTGCGAGG is part of the Alteriqipengyuania halimionae genome and encodes:
- a CDS encoding alkaline phosphatase D family protein, translating into MITRRKLIQSAAAGLAVSTIGAPHILQAQSWFREYPFKLGVAAGDPSSDGFVIWTRIAPEPFEQHAGAPSSALPVQWEVAEDDRFRNVVAKGEALARPELGHSVHVELAGLKSDRPYWYRFVVGSDRSLTGRARTLPAAGASVDRLRFGVCGCQHYESGYYTAYRELAQDDDLAFVYHYGDFIYEYAYDYNYGPKRLPVPKVREHRLRELYSVDDYREHYAQYLLDLDLQAARSAHAVVPTFDDHEVQNNWVQDFSQDPSVPPEIFALRRQAAMQAWYENMPVRRSMIPNGPLILANRQLTFGSLAAINVLDTRSFRSNQPCDDRWGVTPCEGVYDKDAQVLGQAQERWLDDNLMRSDTRWNGIAQQVMMMPLNRRTYDDQPERAYNLDSWAGYDVPRKRLMKRLENVPNAVVLTGDEHQNYAGLLLSGDTPVAAECVVTSITSGGDGQDQRPGSDRILANNPQLQFINDQRGYGVCDVTAEAWRTDFMVLDKVSTPGGTLSKRASAVVEAGPANLTIA
- the ychF gene encoding redox-regulated ATPase YchF, which translates into the protein MGFKCGIVGLPNVGKSTLFNALTETQAAQAANYPFCTIEPNVGQVSVPDDRLDKIAAIGGSAKIIPTQLAFVDIAGLVKGASKGEGLGNQFLANIREVDAIVHVLRCFEDDDIQHVSNKVDPLADAEVVETELLLADLESLEKRVENAKRRATGGDKEAKALVSVLGQALELLKDGKPARLVEPGDDEEARLLEQAQLLTAKPVLYVCNVAEEDAAKGNELSDKVFAKAEAEGAQAVIVSAAIEAELVAMEGEERAEYLSELGLTESGLNRIIAAGYRLLGLQTFFTVGPKEARAWTFPAGAKAPQAAGEIHTDFERGFIRAETIAFDDYVELGGESAARDAGKLRQEGKEYPVQDGDIMLFKFNV